The following are from one region of the Mus musculus strain NOD/ShiLtJ chromosome 17 genomic scaffold, GRCm38.p6 alternate locus group NOD/ShiLtJ MMCHR17_CHO_IDD1 genome:
- the Olfr131 gene encoding olfactory receptor 131 codes for MRRLNTTPHHTNGFILVGFSEWPRLEMALLVVISIFYILTLLGNSAIIILSRLDPKLHTPMYFFLANLSFLDLCYTTSTVPQMLKNIQSHERSITYVGCIAQLFIFLSLGSTECVLLSVMAFDRYVAICQPLRYTVIMHPQLCQQLAAVAWITGFSNSLVQTVLTSLLPRCGQYQIENFFCEVPAMLQLSCVDTWVNEVEMYAAVVVIKVIPLGLILFSYINIVRAVIKIQSSEGRKKAFNTCGSHLLVVIMFYGSAISGYAYMAPKSSSAKLKGKLLALFYGLITPMLNPLIYTLRNKDVKAAVKKVLGREQE; via the coding sequence ATGAGAAGGCTCAATACCACTCCCCATCACACCAATGGCTTTATTCTGGTAGGCTTCTCTGAGTGGCCACGACTGGAAATGGCTCTTCTTGTTGTCATCTCCATCTTCTATATTTTAACCCTTTTGGGGAATTCAGCTATTATCATTTTGTCTCGCCTTGATCCTAAACTCCACACTCCTATGTATTTCTTCCTGGCCAATCTTTCCTTTTTGGATCTCTGCTATACCACTTCTACTGTCCCCCAGATGCTAAAAAATATACAGAGCCATGAGAGAAGCATCACCTATGTGGGCTGCATAGCACAACTGTTCATCTTCCTTAGCTTGGGGTCTACAGAGTGTGTGCTTCTCTCCGTCATGGCCTTtgatcgctatgtggccatctgccagCCTCTGCGTTACACAGTTATCATGCATCCCCAGCTGTGCCAACAGCTGGCAGCAGTAGCCTGGATAACTGGTTTCAGCAATTCCTTGGTGCAGACAGTGTTGACTTCTTTGTTACCTCGTTGTGGCCAATACCAGATAGAGAATTTCTTCTGTGAGGTACCTGCCATGCTTCAGTTATCATGTGTTGACACCTGGGTCAATGAAGTAGAGATGTATGCTGCTGTGGTTGTCATAAAAGTTATCCCCCTTGGGCTAATTCTTTTCTCTTACATAAACATTGTCAGGGCAGTCATAAAGATACAATCTTCTGAAGGTCGAAAGAAGGCCTTTAACACATGTGGGTCTCATCTTCTGGTGGTCATCATGTTCTATGGCTCTGCCATCAGTGGATATGCATACATGGCACCGAAGAGCAGCTCAGCCAAACTGAAGGGCAAGCTTTTGGCACTGTTCTATGGACTCATAACGCCAATGCTGAACCCTCTTATCTATACCTTGAGGAACAAGGATGTCAAGGCAGCAGTGAAGAAAGTACTTGGAAGAGAACAAGAGTAA